CGCGTTGACCACCCAATCCCTCCAGGGCCACATCGTGCGTTCCGGGTCCCCCTGGTAGCCATTCGTGTCCGCGTATCGCGCCGCATCCAGCCACGGCCAAGCCATACGCTCGCCATAGTGCGGAGATGCTAAGAGCCGATCGACCACCTTCTCGTAGGCGTCGGGGGATTCATCAGCCATGAACTCTTCGACCTGCTTTGGCGTAGGCGGAAGACCCGTCAAATCAAGTGTCACGCGACGGATTAATGTTCGTTTGTCAGCTTCCGCAGAAGGAGCTAACCCTTCCTTTTCCAGTCGAGCTAGGACGAATTGATCGATTGGATTGCGAACCCAATTAGACTTTTCAATTGCGGGCAATTCCGGACGTTTCGGAGGAATAAACGACCAATGAGGTGACCAGACCGCACCTTGCTCGATCCACGCTTTGATAAGGTCGATCTCACGTTTGGTAAGATGCGGCTTCTTGGACTCAGGAGGAGGCATCTGCATCGACTCGTCATCCGTCAGCAAACGCAAGAGCAGTTCGCTTTCGTCTGGCTTGCCGGGAACCACCGGGATACTTCCCGAATCCGCCTCCACGATGGCACCTTCCCGGACATCAAGCCGAAATCCACCGTGTCGTTTTTCTTCGTCCGGACCATGACATTGATAACATCGATCCGAAAGAATCGGGCGTATTTGACGATTGAAATCAATATGCTCCTCGGCCGCTGCCGTCGCGCATACCAATGCAACCACTGGGAAAAAGTAGTTAAGACGATGCCACATGATGGAATCGGGCGAATTGAGGTAGGATAAAAGGAAGGAAAAGACTTGAAGATCGCAATTTCTAAGCGTTTAGGCGATCACATTTATTTTAGCAGATCAGGCAAGATTAGGCCTACAGAAAATTCTACTTTTATCTTCCAGGCCTTTAAGAGCTGAATCTCCACCAAGCCTTGCAAGTTATTTATTTGGCCGGTGAGGCCTCGGGGAGCATCAACAAGGCTCCCCAAAAGAAGCAAAAAGCGCCTTGGAGCGTAAAAACGATCGATAGCGTCACTCGAAGAGGTTCCGGCTGCCCTGGTAACGTAATCGCCAGAACTGCTGAGACCATGAAGCCAATGCATCCCAGAAGATTTACAAACGTTACCCACCAGGAAAGATCTTTTGGCATCCAAGCCCAATATGAATGCCCGACTTCAATAAATGCCAGGTAGCCAGAAACCAGGAACAGGGCCGAGCCAATTAGATTGGGAATCCACACCAGTAAATCCTGCTCGAACCAAGAGAGTGAAGGCAACATCGCATCGAACGTGTTGAAATTGAACAATAAGGTACCAACAAACTGAGTCGCACAGCTCAACCAGCCTATATCCGAGGGCTGCCAACCGAAGTAGGAACGCCGAAAGCTCCCTTCGCTGGCAACAGACGGTAACGGATCTGCATTGGCTGCCTGGTATAGCTGAAAGTATGCCGCCAGCGTGAACGGTATCGACCCCAGAAAATAAACTACGTTAGCTGCTTTCGTCGCAACATCGAGTAAGCAAAAGATACTCGCAACACAAAAGAACACAGCACCAATCGCAAACAAAACGCCGATCCACCAATTCAATTCCTGCGGAAGCCACGCACCCTGGGCAACCAATCGTGCCAGCAATTTTGTCCCCAGTGGCACGCGGCGAAGAATCCTTTTCCGGTGATGCCGAGAATGCCAATCCTGAAGCAATCCACTTGCGTGACGAAAAGTGCGATGGGTTTTAAAGGGAAATGGGCCATTCACCTCGATACATTCGGGCAACTCCCGCGTGTGATCAATTTGATCCATGCCAACCAATCAATGATGAAATCCAGACGCTTCTTCTTCGGTCAGTGGAGCTTGAATCGGGTGCTTTTCAAAATACTCCAGTGCCCGCTTCATATCTTCTAGCAAGAGAGCCGCTAAATCGCGGCTCACACCATGACGCACCAAAATACGTTGAATTACAAGATCTTGGCGATTCGCTGGAAGGGAGTACGCAGGGACCTGCCAACCGCGAGCACGCAGCCGGTCGGCAAGATCATACAACGTAAATCCTGGGGTTGTGCCTTCGCGAATGCGCCAGCAGAGCGCGGGAATGCCTGAATACATTTCCCCACCGTAAATAATTTCAAATGGCCCCAGCTTGGCAATTTCTTCCGAGAGATACTGGGCCGTCTCGTAGCATGCCAAATGAATTCGCCGATAACCTTCTCTGCCAAGTCGCAGAAAGTTGTAGTACTGGCAAACGATCTGACCGCCAGGACGCGAAAAATTCAGGGCGATATCCCTCATGTTGCCCCCAAGGTAGTTAACCCAGAACACAAGCTCTTCAGGCAGGTCAGATTCCTCGCGCCAGATAATCCAGCCGGCCCCAAGTGGTGCAAGCCCAAACTTGTGTCCAGAACTGTTAATCGATTTAACGCGGGGAAGTCGGAAGTCCCATACCAGGTCCGGCGCACAAAACGGTGCCAGGAAACCACCACTAGCTCCATCCACGTGAATGGGAATATCAATCCCCGTTTTATTCTCGAACTGATCAAGTGCATTTGAAACCGCTTCTACTGGTTCGAACTGACACGTGAAAGTCACTCCTAGCGTCGGCACGACACCGATCGTGTTCTCGTCACAGCGTTTCATTACCTCTTCCGGTGTCATAATAAACCGGTCTTTCTCCAAGGGAATTTCCCGCAGTTCGATATCCCAATATCTAGCGAATTTATGCCAGCAGATTTGCACTGGTCCTGTGATGAGGTTTGGCTTTTCGATCGATTTGCCGTCCTTCTTCCGTTTGGCTTCCCAGCGGCGTTTCATCGCCATGCCACCCAGCATGGCGGCCTCACTGGAACCGGTTGTCGAGCATCCGACGGTATCGGCCCCGCGTGGAGAGTTCCAAAGGTCGGCCAGCATGTGAACGCAGCGAGCTTCGATTTCGGCCGTTTGAGGATACTCGTCTTTATCGACCATATTCTTGTCGATGCACTCATCCATCAGCTTGTGAACTTCCGGCTCGATCCATGTCTGACAGAAGGTTGCCAGGTTTTGACGCGAATTCCCATCCAGCATTAACTCGTCGTGAACGATCGAATAAATATGCCGCGGATCGCTTTCCTCGGGAGGAAACTTGTACTTGGGAATCTGAGTCGAAAGGTCATTCGATGCATAGATGTCATCGTCCAGCATTTCACGTACGTTTCGCTTGGAATGCAGCGACATCGTCTTACCCTCCCACATTGATCATCGATGGTCACGTATCTCAGACACTCATCAGAGTGGTTCCATCATACACCATCGGAAAAACTTCTTGCGAAGCTGAATGCTTTACGCGTTAAGATTTTATAGCGTCTCACGTGCATGACTTTATGAGGGCAGACAT
Above is a genomic segment from Blastopirellula marina containing:
- a CDS encoding glutamate decarboxylase, which encodes MSLHSKRNVREMLDDDIYASNDLSTQIPKYKFPPEESDPRHIYSIVHDELMLDGNSRQNLATFCQTWIEPEVHKLMDECIDKNMVDKDEYPQTAEIEARCVHMLADLWNSPRGADTVGCSTTGSSEAAMLGGMAMKRRWEAKRKKDGKSIEKPNLITGPVQICWHKFARYWDIELREIPLEKDRFIMTPEEVMKRCDENTIGVVPTLGVTFTCQFEPVEAVSNALDQFENKTGIDIPIHVDGASGGFLAPFCAPDLVWDFRLPRVKSINSSGHKFGLAPLGAGWIIWREESDLPEELVFWVNYLGGNMRDIALNFSRPGGQIVCQYYNFLRLGREGYRRIHLACYETAQYLSEEIAKLGPFEIIYGGEMYSGIPALCWRIREGTTPGFTLYDLADRLRARGWQVPAYSLPANRQDLVIQRILVRHGVSRDLAALLLEDMKRALEYFEKHPIQAPLTEEEASGFHH